A stretch of the Panicum virgatum strain AP13 chromosome 9N, P.virgatum_v5, whole genome shotgun sequence genome encodes the following:
- the LOC120689616 gene encoding accelerated cell death 11-like, translated as MGSSEAEKPLRRIAASFEELAAVAKQQPPGAMDAAAFSHACSNVSVLFGYLGIAFKFAEMDYVAKVNDLLEASNSVSTLPSMVELDIQKDTVRTVGSHTRNLLRVKRGIDMVKVLFEKMLVTEGNSLTYAASVAYAQVFAPHHGWVIRKAVAAGMYALPSKSQLLKKLNEDEESAKAQLQNFVRSSAPVIRYVEDLFTSRNLGIDW; from the exons ATGgggtcgagcgaggcggagaagcCGCTGCGGCGGATCGCGGCGTCGTtcgaggagctcgccgccgtcgccaagcAGCAGCCCCCGGGGGCCATGGACGCCGCGGCGTTCTCCCACGCCTGCTCCAACGTCTCCGTCCTCTTCGGCTACCTCGGCATCGCCTTCAAGTTCGCCGAGATGGACTACGTCGCCAAG GTTAATGATTTGCTGGAAGCATCCAATTCAGTTTCAACATTGCCCTCGATGGTTGAGTTAGACATTCAGAAGGATACTGTCAGGACAGTAGGTAGCCATACAAGGAATCTGCTTAGAGTGAAGCGTGGTATTGATATGGTTAAGGTTCTGTTTGAGAAAATGCTGGTTACAGA GGGCAACTCGCTTACGTATGCAGCATCAGTAGCTTATGCTCAGGTGTTTGCTCCCCATCATGGATGGGTCATAAGGAAAGCAGTTGCTGCTGGAATGTACGCTCTTCCCTCAAAGTCCCAACTGTTGAAGAAACTGAATGAAGATG AGGAGTCGGCAAAGGCTCAACTGCAAAACTTCGTCAGGTCATCAGCACCAGTAATCCGCTACGTAGAAGACCTGTTCACCTCAAGGAATTTGGGCATAGATTGGTGA
- the LOC120690836 gene encoding CCR4-NOT transcription complex subunit 9-like, which produces MANPPPPHSGGLFSGAPSAPEPPAKDENTATVEQLLLDLCKLELRDKTLELLSKNRENFQQDIAPLLWHSFGTMAALLQEIVSIYRPVARATLTQDQSNRVCNALALLQCVASHPDTKMPFINAQIPLYLYPFLNTVYKTKEYEYLRLTSLGVIGALVKVDDHEVIVNLLNSEIIPLCLLTMEIGSEISKTVATFIVQKIMLDDTGLMYVCSTRERFLSVSNVLAQMVDALVKQPSPRLLKHIIRCYLRLTDNPSACDALRTCLPTVLADGTFNGLLETQKDLSTRLWLHQLLHNIAMASSGRGGPYADLNRIMGR; this is translated from the exons ATGGcgaatccgccgccgccacactcCGGCGGCCTGTTCTCCGGGGCTCCCTCGGCTCCAGAGCCGCCGGCGAAGGACGAGAACACGGCGACCGTGGAGCAGCTCCTGCTCGATCTCTGCAAACTGGAGCTCCGCGATAAAACCCTCGAGTTGCTCTCCAAG AATCGAGAAAACTTCCAACAAGATATTGCTCCACTTCTATGGCACTCTTTTGGCACGATGGCTGCACTACTCCAG GAAATTGTGTCAATTTACCGACCTGTTGCACGCGCAACATTAACGCAGGACCAATCAAACCGTGTCTGCAATGCACTGGCACTCCTTCAG TGTGTCGCTTCGCACCCTGACACTAAGATGCCATTCATAAATG CACAGATTCCACTGTATCTTTACCCTTTCTTGAACACAGTCTACAAAACAAAAGAATATGAGTACTTGAGGCTTACCAGCTTGGGagtgattggtgctcttgtgaAG GTTGATGATCATGAAGTCATTGTGAATCTGCTGAATAGTGAAATAATTCCTCTGTGTCTGCTTACAATGGAAATTGGCAGTGAGATTTCGAAAACG GTGGCCACTTTTATTGTTCAAAAGATCATGCTTGATGACACAGGACTTATGTATGTGTGCAGTACTCGTGAACGTTTCCTTTCTGTGTCCAATGTGCTAGCTCAGATGGTTGATGCACTTGTCAAACAGCCTTCCCCAAGGTTGCTGAAGCACATAATCCGCTGCTACCTAAGGCTGACAGACAACCCAAG CGCCTGCGATGCGCTACGCACTTGCCTTCCCACTGTGCTGGCAGACGGGACATTCAATGGCCTTCTTGAG ACTCAGAAAGATCTGTCAACCAGGCTATGGCTCCACCAGCTGCTGCATAACATCGCGATGGCAAGCAGTGGACGCGGTGGCCCTTACGCTGACCTGAATCGCATCATGGGGAGGTGA
- the LOC120690835 gene encoding ferredoxin--NADP reductase, root isozyme, chloroplastic-like, producing the protein MATAAVASRVAVSAPVFGSDRGVGSSGIKGNNNVSFNNKSCVGGTLAWESKAMRPRHTNKVLCMSVQQSSKSKVSVTPLDLESAKEPPLNTYKQKEPYTATILSVERLVGPKAPGETCHIVIDHGGNVPYWEGQSFGVIPPGENPKKPGAPHNVRLYSIASTRYGDNFDGRTGSLCVRRAVYYDPVTGKEDPSKNGVCSNFLCNAKPGDKIQLTGPSGKIMLLPEEDPNATHIMIATGTGVAPFRGYLRRMFMEDVPNYRFGGLAWLFLGVANSDSLLYDEEFTSYLKQYPDNFRYDKALSREQKNKSGGKMYVQDKIEEYSDEIFKLLDSGAHIYFCGLKGMMPGIQDTLKRVAEQRGESWEQKLSQLKKNKQWHVEVY; encoded by the exons ATGGCGACCGCTGCTGTCGCGTCCCGG GTGGCTGTCTCGGCGCCGGTCTTCGGCTCGGATCGCGGCGTCGGGAGCTCCGGGATCAAG GGCAACAACAATGTTAGCTTCAACAACAAATCATGCGTGGGTGGCACATTGGCATGGGAGAGCAAGGCAATGCGGCCCAGGCACACGAACAAGGTGCTCTGCATGTCGGTCCAGCAGTCGAGCAAGAGCAAGGTCTCTGTCACGCCGCTCGACTTGGAGAGCGCGAAGGAGCCACCCCTCAACACATACAAGCAAAAGGAGCCCTACACGGCCACCATTCTCTCGGTGGAGAGGCTTGTAGGTCCCAAGGCTCCGGGGGAGACTTGCCATATCGTCATTGACCATGGTGGCAATGTGCCTTACTGGGAGGGCCAGAGTTTCGGTGTGATTCCTCCT GGAGAAAACCCGAAAAAGCCTGGAGCCCCACATAATGTCCGGCTTTATTCAATTGCATCGACTAGGTATGGAGATAACTTTGATGGACGAACAGGAAGCTTGTGTGTCCGCCGTGCAGTTTATTATGATCCTGTAACTGGCAAGGAAGACCCCTCAAAGAATGGCGTCTGCAGTAACTTCCTATGCAACGCAAAACCTGGGGACAAGATTCAGTTGACAG GTCCCTCTGGCAAAATAATGCTTCTACCTGAGGAGGATCCAAACGCAACGCATATCATGATTGCCACTGGTACTGGTGTTGCCCCCTTCCGTGGGTATCTGCGCCGCATGTTCATGGAAGATGTTCCGAACTACAGATTTGGTGGCCTGGCTTGGCTTTTCCTTGGTGTTGCTAATTCAGACAGCCTTCTCTATGACGAAGAGTTCACGAGCTATCTTAAGCAGTACCCAGACAATTTCAG GTACGACAAAGCCCTCAGCAGGGAGCAGAAGAACAAGAGCGGTGGCAAGATGTACGTCCAGGACAAGATCGAGGAGTACAGCGATGAAATTTTCAAGCTTCTGGACAGCGGTGCGCACATCTACTTCTGCGGTTTGAAGGGGATGATGCCTGGGATTCAGGACACCCTCAAGAGGGTGGCggagcagagaggggagagCTGGGAGCAGAAGCTGTCGCAgctcaagaagaacaagcaatgGCACGTGGAGGTTTACTAG